In Mytilus trossulus isolate FHL-02 chromosome 6, PNRI_Mtr1.1.1.hap1, whole genome shotgun sequence, a single window of DNA contains:
- the LOC134721670 gene encoding uncharacterized protein LOC134721670 isoform X3, with product MSSRHLKRPLDSADMYSDSSEALRTSQYIDRLMSIGKSEEIPMDAQDIYQKQIQAALLKIKAENAILAKVKVEPFSAPQKPALLSVPEPVQQPHLLETPVASSHGQLLSLFDVKTQIPSLFDIPAQPKSLLGTPNLEMNPSDLFETALGITKVQSLMSMDVGPNKKARLSGPQPLMLQDVQPTRSLEIMSQHGNQRIERERSDVQRSRDERRMNKVDGPPVMPAIADVLKTVCTTTANMYQLVERYNIPQNCLYLKPPIVHQDLFSQIDARQRSYDNFLQSMQMQLAVAVVPLIQTCAFFENSITIDNEVVYQLLKDSMLLLCNFILEMTVKRRHLLRNHLPKEVRWLCVRKMVIGAHFFPEEFLGNSEDAKALRQAFDKSHKTGEEEKHIFAQQLLNKKRVDDTLSDIPTWSKIAELVNISSTLPVNQQLVKKLKEKYLIPENCQCLRPPTGNPSIWNKMSREAIHDDRDLQNPQRLIGHAIVPIIRMLESIKFVNVQPLKMFSMLKETLYILSTTQREISVMRRRYLKNALPEPLKVKCDSSIPITRYLCGDGTESYGAGEPKPDTQKDLQAKILSILNGPGEGAGLGSMVGLSQQPQGNGSMDGRQAPGGMSSLINLDNPNVQKALDNLIQSGPNLLKTLSHAPGNPMQPGAAITSRESQHTQPQPSMGQGYPPRGQPMGMQQGVRPPFGGPGGQPMRMSNPGGIPPRRPPPQY from the exons ATGTCTTCAAGGCATCTGAAAAGACCATTAGATAGTGCTGATATGTATTCTGATTCTTCTGAAGCATTGAGAACATCTCAATATATAGATCGTCTAATGTCCATTGGAAAATCAGAAGAGATTCCAATGGATGCTCAAGACATATATCAGAAACAAATACAAGCTGCTTTATTAAAGATAAAGGCAGAAAATGCTATATTAGCCAAAGTGAAAGTGGAACCCTTTTCCGCTCCTCAAAAGCCTGCACTTCTATCTGTTCCTGAGCCTGTCCAACAACCTCATTTACTGGAAACTCCAGTTGCTAGTTCACATGGTCAGCTATTAAGCTTGTTTGATGTAAAAACTCAAATACCAAGCTTGTTTGATATTCCAGCTCAACCAAAGAGCTTGCTGGGAACTCCAAATCTTGAAATGAACCCATCTGACTTGTTTGAAACAGCACTAGGGATTACAAAGGTTCAAAGTTTAATGAGCATGGATGTTGGTCCAAACAAGAAAGCACGGTTGTCTGGACCCCAACCATTGATGTTACAGGATGTACAACCAACGAGATCATTAGAAATAATGAGTCAGCATGGTAACCAGAGAATAGAGAGAGAACGCAGTGATGTACAAAGATCAAGAGACGAACGTAGGATGAACAAAGTTGATGGACCACCAGTCATGCCTGCCATTGCCGATGTCCTCAAGACTGTATGTACAACAACTGCAAATATGTATCAGCTTGTAGAACGCTACAATATTCCTCAGAATTGCCTATATCTGAAGCCACCTATTGTTCATCAGGATTTGTTTTCCCAAATCGATGCGCGACAGAGAAGTTACGATAATTTTCTCCAGAGCATGCAGATGCAGCTAGCTGTCGCTGTAGTACCACTTATTCAGACTTGCGCATTCTTCGAGAACAGCATCACAATCGACAATGAGGTGGTGTACCAGCTCCTCAAAGACAGCATGCTTCTCTTGTGTAACTTTATCCTGGAGATGACCGTCAAACGCAGACATCTATTGAGAAATCATCTTCCAAAAGAGGTCAGGTGGCTGTGTGTACGCAAGATGGTAATCGGTGCGCATTTCTTTCCTGAAGAGTTTCTGGGTAACTCTGAAGACGCCAAAGCTTTGAGACAAGCATTTGACAAGTCACACAAGACCGGCGAAGAGGAAAAGCATATATTTGCACAGCAGTTGCTGAACAAAAAGCGTGTGGATGATACCTTGTCAGATATACCAACATGGTCAAAGATTGCTGAGCTAGTTAATATAAGCTCTACACTTCCTGTCAATCAACAATTGGTGAAGAAACTGAAGGAAAAGTATTTGATTCCTGAGAATTGTCAGTGTTTAAGGCCACCAACGGGTAATCCGAGTATCTGGAATAAAATGAGCCGCGAGGCAATACATGATGATCGTGATTTACAGAACCCTCAGAGGTTGATAGGTCATGCTATTGTACCAATAATTAGAATGCTGGAGAGCATTAAGTTTGTTAATGTCCAACCTCTGAAGATGTTCTCAATGCTTAAGGAGACATTGTACATTTTAAGCACTACTCAGAGGGAAATATCTGTCATGCGAAGGCGTTACTTGAAGAATGCTCTTCCTGAGCCATTAAAAGTCAAGTGTGATAGCAGTATCCCAATTACCCGCTATTTGTGTGGTGACGGTACAGAAA GTTATGGTGCAGGAGAGCCAAAACCTGATACACAGAAAGATCTACAGGCTAAAATACTGAGTATCTTAAATGGGCCAGGAGAAGGAGCAGGACTAGGGAGCATGGTAGGATTATCACAACAACCCCAGGGCAATGGATCTATGGATGGAAGACAAGCACCAGGAGGAATGTCCTCTCTCATCAATCTGGATAACCCCAATGTTCAGAAAGCTTTAGATAATCTCATTCAAAGTGGTCCTAACTTGTTAAAGACATTGTCACATGCTCCAGGGAACCCAATGCAACCAGGAGCAGCTATAACCAGTCGTGAGAGTCAACATACTCAGCCTCAGCCATCAATGGGTCAAGGCTATCCTCCCAGAGGACAGCCAATGGGAATGCAGCAAGGAGTCCGACCTCCCTTTGGTGGTCCTGGTGGACAACCAATGAGAATGTCAAATCCAGGGGGAATACCACCCAGACGGCCACCCCCACAATACTGA